TTCTTTTTCGCCAGACTTCGTTGCTTGCTCCTTACAGATCCACTTCGGGATATGCTCGTCGCTCGCGCCTCGTCTGGCCGAAAAATCCCTTGCCGCGAACGTGAGCGTATTTATGAAATGGACCACTAAGCCAACGATTCGGCTTCTGCCTATGCGCGTTTTGATCGTTGAAGATGAGCGCAAGACCGCGACTTACCTCAGCAAAGGCCTTTCCGAAAGCGGTTTTGTGGTGGACCTGGCCGGCCAGGGCGAGGACGGTTTGCACCTGGCACTCACCCAAGATTACGACGCGATCGTTCTCGATGTAATGTTGCCGGCGCGTGACGGTTGGTCGGTCCTGGGCGCAATTCGCAAGGAGGGCAAGCAAACTCCGGTTTTGTTCCTCACGGCCCGTGACACGGTGCCCGATCGCGTCCGAGGCCTCGAACTTGGGGCCGATGATTACCTGGTCAAGCCGTTCGCGTTCTCCGAATTGCTCGCGCGAATCCGTTCGATCTTGCGCCGCGGACCGAGCCGCCAGCCCGAAGTGCTGCACGTGGCGGATCTGGAACTCGATTTGATCCGCCACAAAGCGGCGCGCGCCGGCCTGCGCCTCGATCTGACGCCCAAGGAGTTTGCGTTGCTGTCGCTGCTGGCCCGGCGGAAAGGCGAAGTCCTGTCGCGCACGCTGATTGCCGAGCAGGTCTGGGACATGCACTTCGACAGCGACACCAATGTCGTGGACGTGGCCGTGCGCCGGCTCCGCCGGAAAGCGGACGATCCTTTCTCCCGCAGGCTGATTCACACCGAACGCGGTCTGGGCTATGTGCTCGAAGAACGGTAGTCAGGAGGTCTGAGGACGTGTTTTCAAAAATGTCTTATGGGTGGAACAGGCCACTGGCCTGTTGCGGCGGGCTACCAGCCGCCGCATTTTTCGGCGGCAAGTTGCCGCCGAAGACGGGCTGGTAGCCCGTTCCACCCATTTTTAGAACACGATCTGAGAGATATTTTTGAATGATTTCAAAGTCAGCGTTTGATGCCACCTATCCTCCAGAAGAACCCAATCCGCGTCTGGTCCATCACCCGGCGGTTGACGCTGCTCTACGTGGCTTCCACCGCCGCGCTGCTGGTGCTGGCCGCCGGCTTTCTCTACTGGACGCTCACGCGAAACCTGGAACATACGCGCCACGCGCTACTGGCCAGCAAAATCGAAGTGCTGCGCCGTTTGCTGCGCGAACCGGACAAGGCGCAAGCTCTGGCCAGTGAAGTGGAGCACGAGGCTTCCGAAAGCCATCCGCTCCGATATTTCCTTCGCATTCTGGACGGCCAGGGACGCGTCGCAATCGAGACGCCGGGCATGAACGGCCTGGCGGCGGTTGATCTTTTTCCGGCACCGGCAGAAACCGCGGCGGCGCCGCTTCGCAACATCGTGCAGAAATCGCTGGCCGGCCGCTCCTTCCTTCTGTTGTCCGTGTCTGCCACGGCCGGCGCGGCCGGTGAAGAAAGGCGGACCGTCCAAATCGCGCTCGAAACCACTGCCGGGACGGCGCTGTTGCTGGACTATCGCAACAAAATCCTGATCGTGCTCGGCCTGGGGGTAATCTTTGCCGCGGTCGCGGGAGTTTGGATCACACGAAAGGGCATGCGTCCGCTGGTCGAGATCACGCAGACCGCCCGGCACATTACGGCCAGCCAATTGCATGAGCGGATCGCGCCGTCGCGCTGGCCGGCAGAACTGGCTGAACTCGCCGGAGCGTTCGACGCCATGTTGGACCGGCTCGAAGATTCTTTCACCCGGCTCTCGCAATTCTCGGCGGATTTGGCGCACGCGTTGCGTTCGCCCATCAACAATTTGCGCGGTGAAGTCGAGGTGGCGCTGGCTCGCTCCCGCACGCCCGAGGAGTACAGGCAAATCCTGGCCTCAAGTCTCGAAGAGTATGAACGGCTGTCCCGAATGATCGACGGGTTGCTCTTCCTGGGGCCCGCGCCGATGATCCGAAAGCGGCGGTGCGGCGAATCCGGTTCGATGCCCGAAAAGAAATCGACGCCGTCCGGGAATTCTACGAAGCGCTGGCGAGAGAACAGGAAACCGAGGTGACCTGTGTGGGCAACGGCTGGTTGTTCGGTGACCCGATGCTCTTCCGGCGCGCCGTGAGCAACTTGCTCGCGAACGCCCTCCGGCACACGCCGCCCCGAGGAAACATCCGAATCTCACTTCGTTCCCCTGGCGACGACGGAATCGAACTCAGCGTCAGCGACACCGGCGCCGGCATCGCTCCGGAGCAT
The DNA window shown above is from Verrucomicrobiota bacterium and carries:
- a CDS encoding response regulator, with the translated sequence MRVLIVEDERKTATYLSKGLSESGFVVDLAGQGEDGLHLALTQDYDAIVLDVMLPARDGWSVLGAIRKEGKQTPVLFLTARDTVPDRVRGLELGADDYLVKPFAFSELLARIRSILRRGPSRQPEVLHVADLELDLIRHKAARAGLRLDLTPKEFALLSLLARRKGEVLSRTLIAEQVWDMHFDSDTNVVDVAVRRLRRKADDPFSRRLIHTERGLGYVLEER
- a CDS encoding HAMP domain-containing protein, translating into MPPILQKNPIRVWSITRRLTLLYVASTAALLVLAAGFLYWTLTRNLEHTRHALLASKIEVLRRLLREPDKAQALASEVEHEASESHPLRYFLRILDGQGRVAIETPGMNGLAAVDLFPAPAETAAAPLRNIVQKSLAGRSFLLLSVSATAGAAGEERRTVQIALETTAGTALLLDYRNKILIVLGLGVIFAAVAGVWITRKGMRPLVEITQTARHITASQLHERIAPSRWPAELAELAGAFDAMLDRLEDSFTRLSQFSADLAHALRSPINNLRGEVEVALARSRTPEEYRQILASSLEEYERLSRMIDGLLFLGPAPMIRKRRCGESGSMPEKKSTPSGNSTKRWRENRKPR